A window of the Sulfitobacter sp. THAF37 genome harbors these coding sequences:
- a CDS encoding acetyl/propionyl/methylcrotonyl-CoA carboxylase subunit alpha, with the protein MTISKLLVANRGEIAARVLRTAKARGLATAVLRHVAEQEGPAHLIADEVVMIDGPTPVAAYLDIPQIVEAAKGIGADAVHPGYGFLSENAGFVAALEKAGVTFVGPTSEVIDLMGDKVRARAFVEERGFPVAPSAIEDDDPASFVERARAVGYPLLIKPSAGGGGKGMRVVREDSTLETEIETARREGERYFGDGRLFVERYIERPRHIEVQVMGDGQGNVVHFWERECSIQRRFQKIIEETPSPALTPEQRDEICETAAGIARAVKYRGAGTVEFIYAQDGAFYFLEMNTRLQVEHPVTEMVTGFDLVAEQLRVAAGDGLSAVQADIPQTGHSIELRICAEDATADFRPAIGNILLLDEPQGEGIRVDSGILDGGKVTTDFDPMLSKLIVHGPDRAQAIARARSAVQSYVILGVTTNTGYLDAILAHPDFASGDVSTGFLAEQSETLTAPGEDVSDLLIAAAALSDERLVSDVMQIPEMYRKMGGWRN; encoded by the coding sequence ATGACCATTTCGAAACTCCTGGTCGCCAATCGGGGCGAGATCGCGGCGCGCGTGTTGCGCACCGCTAAGGCCCGCGGGCTTGCGACTGCCGTGTTGCGTCATGTCGCCGAGCAAGAGGGGCCGGCGCATCTGATCGCAGATGAGGTCGTGATGATCGACGGCCCGACGCCCGTGGCCGCCTATCTCGATATTCCTCAGATCGTCGAAGCCGCCAAAGGGATCGGCGCGGACGCGGTTCATCCCGGCTATGGCTTTCTGTCAGAGAATGCCGGTTTTGTCGCGGCGCTGGAAAAAGCCGGAGTGACCTTTGTCGGCCCGACGTCCGAGGTCATCGACCTGATGGGGGACAAGGTCCGCGCCCGCGCCTTCGTCGAGGAACGCGGGTTTCCCGTCGCCCCCTCGGCCATCGAGGATGATGATCCGGCGAGCTTTGTCGAACGCGCACGCGCCGTTGGCTATCCGCTGCTCATCAAGCCCTCGGCCGGCGGTGGCGGCAAGGGCATGCGCGTCGTACGCGAGGACAGCACGCTGGAGACCGAAATCGAAACCGCGCGCCGCGAAGGCGAACGATATTTCGGCGACGGGCGGCTTTTCGTCGAACGCTATATCGAACGCCCGCGCCATATCGAGGTGCAGGTGATGGGCGACGGACAGGGCAACGTGGTCCATTTCTGGGAACGTGAATGTTCGATCCAGCGCCGGTTCCAGAAGATTATCGAGGAAACGCCGTCACCGGCGCTGACCCCCGAGCAACGGGATGAGATCTGCGAGACCGCTGCCGGAATTGCCCGCGCCGTCAAATACCGCGGGGCAGGGACTGTCGAATTCATCTATGCACAGGATGGGGCCTTTTATTTCCTGGAAATGAACACCCGCCTTCAGGTCGAACATCCGGTGACCGAGATGGTAACCGGCTTTGATCTGGTTGCCGAGCAGCTGCGTGTCGCGGCGGGCGACGGGCTGAGCGCCGTGCAGGCGGATATTCCCCAAACCGGACACTCGATCGAACTGCGCATCTGTGCCGAGGATGCGACCGCCGATTTTCGCCCCGCGATCGGCAATATCCTGCTGCTGGACGAACCCCAGGGCGAGGGGATCCGCGTAGACAGCGGCATTCTGGATGGCGGCAAGGTAACGACCGACTTCGACCCGATGTTGTCCAAGCTGATCGTGCATGGCCCGGATCGCGCGCAGGCCATCGCCCGTGCCCGGAGCGCGGTGCAAAGCTATGTGATTCTCGGGGTAACGACCAACACCGGTTACCTGGATGCAATCCTTGCACATCCGGATTTCGCCTCTGGTGACGTTTCAACTGGCTTCCTGGCTGAACAATCCGAAACGCTAACCGCGCCGGGCGAAGATGTCTCTGACTTGCTGATAGCGGCGGCGGCCCTATCGGACGAGCGCCTGGTGAGTGACGTAATGCAGATACCGGAAATGTACCGCAAGATGGGTGGGTGGAGAAACTGA
- a CDS encoding acetyl-CoA carboxylase biotin carboxyl carrier protein subunit produces the protein MEKLMQRIFQIDGEETDCWLGHDGSRFVLNTPTGAVACQLDPTGLPGGYKLRAKGVVRELRLAVGPEATFVHMDGRTYEVGRVDPAERLAGSDGGASDDRLVAPMPGVVVSVAVKPGDAVEEGQPLLVIESMKLETTLTAPRDGVVAEMPFAEGDSFGLKDILAQLAPEEE, from the coding sequence GTGGAGAAACTGATGCAACGGATTTTTCAGATCGACGGAGAAGAGACTGATTGCTGGCTGGGTCATGATGGCAGCCGGTTCGTGCTCAACACCCCCACTGGCGCTGTTGCCTGCCAATTGGATCCGACGGGTCTGCCGGGCGGTTACAAGCTGCGGGCCAAGGGTGTTGTGCGCGAATTGCGACTGGCCGTGGGGCCGGAAGCAACTTTTGTGCACATGGACGGGCGAACCTACGAAGTCGGGCGGGTTGATCCCGCCGAACGCCTGGCCGGAAGCGACGGTGGCGCGAGCGACGACCGATTGGTGGCGCCCATGCCGGGTGTCGTGGTGTCAGTTGCGGTTAAACCCGGCGATGCGGTTGAAGAAGGCCAGCCACTTCTGGTGATCGAAAGCATGAAGTTGGAAACCACACTGACGGCGCCGCGCGACGGGGTCGTTGCCGAAATGCCATTCGCCGAAGGCGACAGTTTTGGTCTGAAAGACATCCTGGCCCAATTGGCTCCGGAGGAGGAGTGA
- a CDS encoding acyl-CoA carboxylase subunit beta → MRRIESQIDTNAADYKANFAAMSERLKEFHARQHAARFERPQRDIDRLARQNKLGVRERLKLLLDPGTPFLEFSTLAACREYDGVVPGAGVVTGIGIVQGREVAIHANDASVKGGAWYPHTVKKVVRLLDVALENRLPVIHICDSAGGFLPLQHGVFPDRYLGGRVFRNQVKLSQANIPQIAVVGGHCTAGGAYVPTLSDYNIIIEGTGAIFLGGPPLVKAATGEEVGVQELGGAVMHTSVSGTGDYRAATEQHAFSLAREIVSQWMRTPKTIIETAAFEEPYYDPKELYGIIPKDRKTQFDMREVLARIVDGSRFHEYQPDYGTTMVCGFAHIWGYKVGILANNGVLFNDSSLKAAHFMQLCNQNRTPLVFFQNITGYMVGREYEERGIAKDGAKMLMAQGGSVVPKFTVIANASYGAGNYGMCGRAWDARTLFMWPQAEIGVMGADQAANTMADVKIRQLQREGKELTEEEIAAIREPVLEKYKRDVEAYTSTSELWDDGILDPADTRNALGMSISASLNAPIDDPHYGIFRL, encoded by the coding sequence ATGCGCAGAATTGAAAGTCAGATCGACACCAATGCCGCCGACTACAAGGCAAATTTCGCCGCCATGTCTGAACGGCTGAAGGAATTCCACGCTCGCCAGCACGCGGCGCGTTTCGAACGTCCGCAACGCGATATCGACCGCCTCGCCCGCCAGAACAAACTGGGCGTGCGCGAGCGGTTGAAACTGCTGCTGGACCCCGGCACTCCGTTTTTGGAATTTTCAACCCTGGCGGCCTGTCGTGAATATGACGGGGTGGTGCCCGGCGCAGGCGTGGTTACGGGGATCGGCATCGTGCAAGGCCGCGAGGTCGCCATTCATGCCAATGATGCCAGCGTCAAGGGCGGTGCCTGGTATCCGCATACCGTGAAAAAGGTCGTGCGTCTTCTGGATGTCGCGCTGGAAAACCGTCTGCCGGTCATCCATATCTGCGACAGCGCGGGCGGTTTCCTGCCGCTGCAGCACGGGGTGTTTCCCGACCGGTATCTGGGCGGGCGGGTGTTCCGCAACCAGGTCAAGCTGAGCCAGGCCAATATCCCGCAGATTGCCGTGGTCGGCGGACACTGCACGGCTGGCGGTGCCTATGTGCCGACGCTGAGCGACTACAACATCATCATCGAAGGCACAGGCGCGATTTTCCTTGGCGGTCCCCCGCTGGTCAAGGCGGCTACCGGCGAAGAGGTCGGTGTTCAGGAGCTTGGCGGCGCGGTCATGCACACCTCGGTATCGGGCACCGGCGACTATCGCGCCGCGACCGAACAACACGCCTTTTCACTGGCGCGCGAGATTGTCAGCCAATGGATGCGCACCCCGAAAACGATCATCGAAACCGCCGCTTTTGAAGAGCCATACTACGACCCCAAGGAGCTTTATGGGATCATCCCCAAGGACCGGAAAACCCAGTTTGATATGCGCGAGGTTCTGGCGCGGATCGTCGATGGCTCGCGCTTTCACGAATACCAGCCCGACTATGGCACCACGATGGTTTGCGGCTTTGCCCATATCTGGGGTTACAAGGTCGGCATCCTTGCCAACAACGGGGTGCTGTTCAACGACAGTTCGCTCAAGGCAGCGCATTTCATGCAGTTGTGCAACCAGAACCGCACGCCTCTGGTCTTTTTCCAGAACATCACCGGCTATATGGTGGGCCGCGAATACGAAGAACGAGGCATCGCCAAGGATGGCGCCAAGATGCTGATGGCGCAGGGCGGCTCGGTCGTGCCGAAGTTTACCGTGATCGCCAATGCGTCTTACGGGGCCGGCAACTACGGGATGTGCGGACGGGCCTGGGACGCGCGCACGCTGTTCATGTGGCCCCAGGCCGAGATCGGCGTGATGGGGGCGGATCAGGCCGCAAATACCATGGCGGACGTCAAGATTCGGCAGCTTCAGCGCGAAGGCAAAGAGCTGACCGAAGAAGAAATCGCCGCGATCCGCGAACCGGTGCTGGAAAAATACAAGCGCGATGTCGAGGCTTATACCTCGACCTCGGAATTGTGGGACGACGGCATCCTCGATCCGGCGGACACACGCAACGCGCTTGGCATGTCGATTTCTGCCTCGCTCAATGCACCGATCGACGATCCGCACTACGGGATCTTCCGTCTGTAA
- a CDS encoding transferase hexapeptide repeat family protein, with protein sequence MAYCYEFKGFIPVVPEDTYVHPQAVLIGNVILGHGCYIGPGASLRGDFGRIVIGDGANVQDNCIIHSFPGRDAVVESDGHIGHGAILHGCTVGRNALVGMNSVIMDGVELGAESIVGAQAFVRGETVIPPRSMVVGSPAKVIREVSEKEIAWKTRGTAEYQQLARDCLAGLTPVEPLKAVEANRPGMAASDVVSIQEARRTSS encoded by the coding sequence ATGGCATACTGTTATGAGTTCAAGGGTTTTATACCCGTCGTGCCCGAGGATACATATGTCCACCCCCAGGCCGTTCTGATCGGAAATGTCATCTTGGGTCATGGATGCTACATCGGCCCCGGAGCAAGCTTGCGGGGCGATTTCGGCAGGATCGTGATCGGGGATGGAGCCAATGTTCAGGACAATTGCATCATCCATTCCTTTCCCGGCCGCGACGCCGTGGTGGAAAGCGACGGCCACATCGGCCATGGCGCGATCCTGCACGGTTGCACAGTGGGCCGGAACGCTCTGGTCGGAATGAATTCCGTCATTATGGATGGTGTAGAGCTTGGGGCGGAATCGATTGTCGGCGCGCAGGCGTTTGTGCGTGGCGAAACCGTGATTCCGCCGCGTTCGATGGTGGTGGGATCGCCGGCAAAGGTGATCCGCGAGGTCAGCGAGAAAGAAATCGCGTGGAAAACGCGCGGCACCGCGGAATACCAGCAACTTGCGCGCGACTGTCTGGCCGGATTGACGCCGGTCGAGCCGCTGAAGGCGGTCGAGGCAAACCGGCCCGGCATGGCGGCCTCTGACGTCGTCTCCATTCAGGAGGCGCGGCGGACATCGTCCTGA
- a CDS encoding lipid-transfer protein, which translates to MTDKAYVAGVGMVPFQKPGKSESYDVMATAATRSALADAGLDYDKVQQAYVGYVYGDSTCGQRALYHVGMTGIPVLNVNNNCSTGSSALFLARQAVESGAVECALALGFEQMQPGAIGAMFHDRVSPFAAFDSETDDLVGRSEIPLALRYFGGAGKAHMDEFGTPVETFAKIRAKASRHAAKNPVALFRQEVTAEDVMAAQVVWPGVMTKLMACPPTCGAAAAIICSKEFADKHGLDSSVRIAAQAMTTDGPETFEAHDMREVVGFSMAKRAADQVYEDAGIGPEDVDVVELHDCFAHNELITYEALGLCGRGEAAKFVDDGDNTYGGKYVTNPSGGLLSKGHPLGATGLAQCTELVQQLRGQADARQVDGARLALQHNLGLGGACVTTLYEKA; encoded by the coding sequence ATGACAGACAAAGCCTATGTTGCAGGCGTTGGGATGGTCCCGTTCCAGAAGCCGGGAAAATCCGAAAGCTACGATGTGATGGCGACCGCTGCGACCCGGTCCGCTCTGGCAGACGCGGGGTTGGATTATGATAAAGTCCAACAGGCCTATGTTGGCTATGTCTATGGCGACAGCACCTGCGGTCAGCGCGCCCTGTACCATGTCGGAATGACAGGCATCCCGGTTCTGAATGTGAACAACAACTGCTCGACCGGATCGTCCGCCCTGTTCCTGGCCAGGCAGGCAGTTGAAAGCGGCGCGGTCGAATGTGCTCTGGCACTTGGGTTCGAACAGATGCAGCCCGGCGCAATCGGTGCGATGTTCCATGACCGGGTCAGCCCGTTTGCGGCATTCGACAGTGAAACCGACGATCTGGTTGGCCGTTCCGAAATCCCGCTGGCACTGCGGTACTTTGGCGGTGCGGGCAAGGCGCATATGGACGAGTTCGGCACACCCGTCGAGACCTTCGCCAAGATCCGCGCCAAGGCCAGCCGACATGCTGCGAAGAATCCGGTTGCCCTGTTCCGGCAGGAGGTGACGGCGGAAGATGTCATGGCCGCCCAGGTCGTCTGGCCCGGCGTCATGACCAAGCTCATGGCCTGTCCGCCAACCTGTGGCGCGGCGGCGGCGATCATTTGTTCCAAGGAATTCGCCGACAAGCACGGATTGGACAGTTCCGTTCGGATCGCGGCGCAGGCCATGACAACAGACGGACCGGAAACTTTCGAAGCCCATGACATGCGCGAAGTGGTCGGCTTTTCGATGGCCAAGCGCGCCGCCGATCAGGTTTACGAGGACGCGGGCATCGGGCCCGAGGACGTGGATGTGGTCGAACTGCACGACTGTTTCGCCCACAACGAGCTTATCACCTATGAGGCGCTTGGCCTTTGCGGTCGCGGCGAAGCGGCGAAATTCGTTGATGATGGCGACAACACCTACGGCGGAAAATACGTGACCAACCCGTCGGGCGGTCTTTTGTCCAAAGGCCATCCGCTTGGGGCGACCGGCCTAGCGCAATGTACCGAGCTCGTTCAGCAGCTTCGCGGCCAGGCAGATGCGCGCCAGGTTGATGGCGCACGTCTGGCGCTTCAGCACAATCTGGGCCTCGGCGGGGCCTGCGTCACCACGCTTTATGAAAAAGCCTGA